The following coding sequences are from one Deltaproteobacteria bacterium window:
- a CDS encoding bifunctional O-acetylhomoserine aminocarboxypropyltransferase/cysteine synthase (catalyzes the formation of L-methionine and acetate from O-acetyl-L-homoserine and methanethiol), whose protein sequence is MENNYRIDTLCVHGGQEEADASTLARAVPIYQTTSYIFRDSQHASNLFGLKEFGNIYTRIMNPTTDVLEKRVSALEGGVGALALSSGQAAETVTILNIAKSGEQILSSTSLYGGTVSLFHSTLKKMGIETIFVDPSDPENFRKALTPKMRLIFAESIGNPKLDTPDFEAIASIAHEAGIPFVVDNTVPSPVMCRPIEYGADIVIHSTTKFIGGHGTSIGGIIVDSGNFNWANGNFPDYTEPDPGYHGLRYVESFGNAAFILKARLQLMRDIGPSMSPFNAFLFLQGLETLHLRMEKHNKNAMEVAKHLKTHPKVSWVNYPGLPDHPTHELAKKYLDGGFGAIVGFGVKGGYEAGRAFIDNVKLLSLLANIGDAKSLVIHPASTTHQRLNPEEQLAAGVTPDFVRLSIGIEDPRDIVEAIDHALDKC, encoded by the coding sequence ATGGAAAACAATTACAGGATTGACACGCTATGTGTTCACGGTGGGCAGGAGGAGGCGGATGCATCGACGCTGGCGAGAGCAGTGCCGATCTACCAGACCACCTCCTACATTTTCAGAGATTCACAGCACGCCTCGAATCTTTTCGGGTTGAAGGAGTTCGGAAATATTTACACAAGGATCATGAATCCCACGACCGACGTTCTCGAGAAGAGAGTATCTGCTCTCGAGGGGGGCGTGGGCGCCCTCGCCCTGTCATCCGGCCAGGCTGCAGAAACGGTGACCATTCTGAACATAGCCAAGTCCGGGGAGCAGATATTGTCTTCCACATCTCTTTACGGGGGAACGGTTTCTCTCTTTCACTCAACGCTCAAGAAGATGGGGATCGAGACGATCTTCGTGGATCCCTCCGACCCGGAGAATTTCAGGAAGGCCCTCACACCGAAAATGCGGCTCATATTTGCCGAGTCGATCGGAAACCCGAAACTGGACACACCAGACTTTGAAGCCATCGCCTCCATCGCCCACGAGGCCGGCATACCCTTCGTGGTGGACAACACGGTTCCCTCGCCGGTCATGTGCAGGCCCATCGAATACGGGGCGGACATCGTAATCCACTCAACGACGAAGTTCATAGGCGGGCACGGGACGTCCATCGGCGGGATCATCGTCGATTCGGGCAATTTCAACTGGGCGAACGGGAACTTCCCGGACTACACCGAGCCCGACCCGGGCTACCACGGGTTGCGATACGTGGAGTCATTCGGCAACGCGGCGTTCATCCTGAAAGCGAGGCTCCAGCTGATGCGGGACATCGGGCCTTCCATGAGCCCTTTCAACGCCTTCCTCTTCCTTCAGGGGCTCGAGACGCTCCACTTGAGGATGGAAAAGCACAATAAAAACGCTATGGAAGTGGCAAAGCACCTGAAAACCCACCCGAAAGTTTCCTGGGTGAACTACCCCGGGCTGCCAGATCACCCGACCCACGAGCTCGCAAAGAAGTATCTGGACGGAGGATTCGGCGCTATAGTGGGATTCGGCGTGAAGGGGGGATACGAAGCCGGAAGAGCCTTCATCGACAACGTGAAGCTCCTCTCCCTCCTTGCTAATATCGGGGACGCGAAGAGCCTGGTCATCCATCCTGCGAGTACCACTCATCAGCGGCTCAACCCCGAGGAGCAGCTCGCTGCCGGAGTGACTCCGGACTTTGTGCGCCTTTCCATCGGGATCGAGGACCCACGGGATATCGTCGAAGCTATCGACCATGCGCTCGATAAGTGCTGA